The following coding sequences are from one Lolium rigidum isolate FL_2022 chromosome 6, APGP_CSIRO_Lrig_0.1, whole genome shotgun sequence window:
- the LOC124666825 gene encoding uncharacterized protein LOC124666825 encodes MSEKKGLSSTLRNLKFMQRAAVAQKLEEKADAAVEMEEAEVVLPPEANGGGGAGSSAQVARKCVVVMEGNPHPGAVKGRMSFQNFNPSIDKLNDEASGRPTQSASPSNSHEDIANTSRTDDVSAASRFRDFNIDSSESISLSELKRKEPELEMETPPSQKPRKTSVFGNRKSNKRGKLDYNLLRQGKSK; translated from the exons ATGTCGGAGAAGAAGGGGCTCTCGAGCACGCTGCGGAACCTCAAG TTTATGCAGCGGGCGGCGGTCGCGCAGAAGCTCGAGGAGAAGGCGGAtgcggcggtggagatggaggaggcggaggtggtgctgccccccgaggcgaacgGCGGAGGAGGGGCCGGGTCGTCGGCCCAGGTCGCCAGGAAGTG CGTAGTGGTCATGGAGGGTAATCCACATCCAGGAGCTGTCAAGGGCCGAATGTCATTCCAAAACTTCAACCCATCCATTGAC AAACTAAATGACGAGGCAAGTGGTCGCCCAACACAATCAGCTTCACCTAGTAATTCTCATGAGGACATTGCGAATACAAGCAG AACTGATGACGTATCAGCAGCATCAAGATTCAGAGACTTTAATATTGACAGTTCAGAAAGCATATCCCTGAGCGAACTAAAGAGAAAAGAGCCTGAGCTTGAGATGGAAACACCACCATCTCAAAAGCCGCGGAAGACCTCAGTTTTTGGGAATCGCAAGTCGAACAAGCGGGGGAAGCTCGACTATAACCTCCTCAGACAAGGGAAATCGAAATGA
- the LOC124664388 gene encoding ubiquitin recognition factor in ER-associated degradation protein 1-like — protein sequence MARLGLLHDADHLVLLTCTSLPKATHLKLRPHTSAFLTVKHPKELLEYNFARYSCVTVGDTVTVAEGDARYLLDVVEARPALAVSTLETDCEVDFLPPLDYVEPPRAPARARGSPPADMVGGRRFSGAAVRMDGKPVEQAPPVVPAAAKGKGTKNGLRFGAGASVPANGKVGKKADDGEKGKEDGRFTGRNCTTVSDTVTEGDTRYLLDVVEAKPAHAMSTL from the exons ATGgcgcgcctcggcctcctccacgaCGCCGACCACCTCGTGCTGCTCACCTGCACGTCGCTCCCCAAGGCGACCCACCTCAAGCTGCGGCCGCACACCTCCGCCTTCCTCACGGTCAAGCACCCCAAGGAGCTCCTCGAGTACAACTTCGCCAGGTACAGCTGCGTGACCGTCGGCGACACCGTCACCGTCGCCGAGGGCGACGCGCGGTACCTGCTAGATGTCGTCGAGGCCAGGCCCGCCCTCGCCGTGTCCACCCTCGAGACCGACTGCGAGGTCGACTTCCTCCCGCCGCTCGACTACGTGGAGCCGCCGCGTGCtccggcgcgcgcgcgcgggtcG CCCCCCGCGGACATGGTCGGCGGCCGGCGGTTCTCCGGCGCCGCGGTGCGGATGGACGGCAAGCCCGTGGAGCAGGCCCCTCCGGTCGTGCCCGCGGCGGCCAAGGGCAAGGGTACTAAGAATGGGCTTCGGTTCGGCGCCGGCGCGTCGGTGCCGGCCAATGGCAAGGTGGGGAAGAAGGCCGACGACGGCGAGAAGGGCAAGGAGGACGGACGGTTCACCGGGCGGAA CTGCACGACCGTCAGCGACACCGTCACCGAGGGCGACACGCGGTACCTGCTCGACGTCGTCGAGGCCAAGCCCGCCCACGCAATGTCCACCCTCTAG